In Eubalaena glacialis isolate mEubGla1 chromosome 3, mEubGla1.1.hap2.+ XY, whole genome shotgun sequence, the following are encoded in one genomic region:
- the REN gene encoding renin produces MPRWGLLLVLWGSCTFGLPADTGAFRRIFLKKMPSVWESLKERGVDVARLGAEWSQLTKTLSFGNRTSPVVLTNYLDTQYYGEIGIGTPPQTFKVIFDTGSANLWVPSTKCSPLYTACEIHSLYDSSESSSYVENGTEFTIHYGSGKVKGFLSQDLVTVGGITVTQTFGEVTELPLIPFMLAKFDGVLGMGFPAQAIEGVTPVFDHILSQRVLKEDVFSVYYSRNSHLLGGEIVLGGSDPQYYQENFHYVSVSKTGSWQIRMKGVSVRSTTLLCEEGCMVVVDTGASYISGPTSSLRLLMETLGAKELSTDEYVVNCNQVPTLPDISFHLGGRAYTLTSADYVLQDPYNSDDLCTLALHGLDVPPPTGPVWVLGASFIRKFYTEFDRRNNRIGFALAR; encoded by the exons ATGCCTCGCTGGGGACTCCTGCTGGTGCTCTGGGGCTCCTGCACCTTCGGTCTCCCCGCAGACACTGGCGCCTTCAGACG GATCTTCCTCAAGAAAATGCCCTCCGTCTGGGAAAGCCTGAAGGAGCGAGGCGTGGACGTGGCCAGGCTGGGTGCTGAGTGGAGCCAGCTCACCAAGACACTCTCCTTTGGCAACCGCACCTCCCCCGTGGTGCTCACCAACTACCTGGAT ACCCAGTACTATGGCGAGATCGGCATTGGCACCCCACCACAGACCTTCAAAGTCATCTTTGACACGGGCTCAGCCAACCTCTGGGTGCCCTCCACCAAATGCAGCCCTCTCTACACGGCCTGTG AGATTCACAGCCTCTACGACTCCTCGGAATCCTCCAGCTATGTGGAGAATGGGACGGAATTCACCATCCACTATGGATCTGGGAAGGTCAAAGGCTTCCTGAGCCAGGACCTGGTGACT GTGGGTGGAATCACAGTCACACAGACATTTGGAGAGGTCACGGAGCTGCCCCTGATACCTTTCATGCTGGCCAAGTTTGATGGTGTTCTGGGCATGGGCTTCCCTGCACAGGCCATTGAGGGGGTCACCCCTGTCTTTGACCACATCCTCTCCCAAAGGGTGCTGAAGGAGGACGTCTTCTCTGTCTACTACAGCAG GAATTCCCACTTGCTGGGGGGAGAGATCGTGCTGGGAGGCAGCGACCCCCAGTATTACCAAGAGAATTTCCACTACGTGAGCGTCAGCAAGACTGGCTCCTGGCAGATCAGAATGAAAGG GGTGTCTGTGAGGTCGACCACTTTGCTCTGTGAGGAGGGCTGCATGGTAGTGGTGGATACCGGTGCATCTTACATTTCGGGTCCCACCAGCTCCTTAAGGCTGCTCATGGAGACCCTGGGGGCCAAGGAGCTGAGCACAGATGAA TACGTCGTGAACTGTAACCAAGTGCCCACACTCCCTGACATCTCCTTCCACCTCGGAGGCAGAGCCTACACGCTCACCAGTGCGGACTATGTATTACAG GACCCCTACAATAGTGATGATCTGTGTACACTGGCCCTCCATGGTCTGGACGTCCCACCGCCCACGGGGCCAGTCTGGGTCCTGGGTGCCAGCTTCATCCGCAAGTTCTACACGGAGTTTGATCGGCGTAACAATCGCATTGGCTTTGCCCTGGCCCGCTGA